The nucleotide sequence AATTCTCCATTTCGTGTTTCTGGAGAGAAAAGCCAAGCTCCACACCACCAATCCCATCTCTACCGTCCGCCATAGAAATCACTTCCCCTTGATCGATGGACACAATCGCAACCCTCTCCGGTTTACCCCACCCGAAATCTAACCCGTATACTCCAAACCGGCTTGACCCGGAAGCAGAAATAAGCTGCGCTCCTGGTGGAAGACTTGAATTCGCTGCAAAAATCTCTGGAATATTTGACGACACCGTTTCATCCAACTCCTCAACCGAATCGCTAACCATTCTCGCCGCATTCAAGAACCCTTCTTCACCCATAAACGTCTCCGCCGTTAACTTCATATTAAACGACGCCGAAAGGCAGTTCCCGAAATAATTCGAAGGGATCGGCGGATCAAGAAGGCTTCGACAGTCCACCGAGAACACGTACCCGATTGGTCTCTTCGGATCTCCGCCACGAGCTCTGACTAAACAAGTAAACGCGTACGAGAACGTAACCACAAACGTCGACAATCGAAGCTCTTTGGGTGACGAGGACGCAGACGATTCTCTCTTGAGTCGCTCTCGAAGCGTTTGGATATCTTCACGAGTGAGATCGAGAGTGAATCGGACGACGTCGGGACTAGGCTCCGGCGTCGGAAGAATCTTTAAGCTCTTCACGTTGCCGTCGGAGATGATTTTGAGTTTAGACTTCCAGTGATTCATAACCTCCGTTTCGATATCGTTCGGATCTTTTATGACCGTACGATCGTAAATCGGGGTTAGATCCTGCGGTAATAAAGAAGCGTTTACCGTTTGGTCTTGTTGGAGTTTGCATGTGTAGGCCCATGATTTGAGGAACATGGTTGTCGTTTTTCCATCTAAAACGGCATGGTGTGCAGCTACACCGACGCAAAATCCTTGGTTTGGAAAAAGCGTGACTTGAAACGACACAGCAGAGGCTGATTCGTCGGAGGTTCGTAACTCGGGCACCAATGGGTACAACTCGGTTGTGGGGAACGGTTTGTTTCCGGTTAACAGTGAGAAATCGGCTTTTGACTCGGCTATGGTGAATGAAACGCCGTCGTTTGGGGAGTAGACTAGGGTTGGTTTTTTGTCGAGTGAGTCCCAGACGAGTTTCCCAGCGAGTGGGAGGTAGTGAGAGAGGGATGAGGAAAGAGAGGACTTGAGATTGGGTACGATGACCGAGTCGAAGAAAGGGCGCGTTACGTCCGTAAGTCGGTAGAAGATGACTCGTTCGACGGGGTGGAGTTTGTACCAGATTAGGTCAAAGAAAGTGAGCGGGAGAGTGAGTGACTCGGACGAGTCAGACGGGGTGACTCGTGACACGTCGATGACGTTAAGCGAAGAAACCATTTCTTTTGGAGATTTCTTTTGTGGTGACAGATAACTGATGATGAGTGCGTATAGATTGTAGAGAAATTCAGTTGTgtgaacaaaataaattataatcgTTATTTATTTTCCACCGACTGAATTTATCACCAACCAAAAATCTCAGTAACCTAAAATTGACTTTTGTCTATTGTATTAAAAACGTGTcagaaagaaataagaaatttcTTTCACCCTCAGTTATGCGATCAATAAGGTGTTTTTTCCAccataataaaatttttaaatttaaattatatttaaaaattatatttattattgttttatattctattatttatcatcgatattttaatataaatgttgattaatttaacataaaattaaaattaagaaaaccaatgaattttattttttcaaaattatatttaaaaatagatatgtaatcttcaaaattataatttttagatagATGT is from Brassica napus cultivar Da-Ae chromosome A4, Da-Ae, whole genome shotgun sequence and encodes:
- the LOC106445951 gene encoding phenolic glucoside malonyltransferase 1, translated to MVSSLNVIDVSRVTPSDSSESLTLPLTFFDLIWYKLHPVERVIFYRLTDVTRPFFDSVIVPNLKSSLSSSLSHYLPLAGKLVWDSLDKKPTLVYSPNDGVSFTIAESKADFSLLTGNKPFPTTELYPLVPELRTSDESASAVSFQVTLFPNQGFCVGVAAHHAVLDGKTTTMFLKSWAYTCKLQQDQTVNASLLPQDLTPIYDRTVIKDPNDIETEVMNHWKSKLKIISDGNVKSLKILPTPEPSPDVVRFTLDLTREDIQTLRERLKRESSASSSPKELRLSTFVVTFSYAFTCLVRARGGDPKRPIGYVFSVDCRSLLDPPIPSNYFGNCLSASFNMKLTAETFMGEEGFLNAARMVSDSVEELDETVSSNIPEIFAANSSLPPGAQLISASGSSRFGVYGLDFGWGKPERVAIVSIDQGEVISMADGRDGIGGVELGFSLQKHEMENLIYLLPEGLKG